In Corynebacterium matruchotii, a single genomic region encodes these proteins:
- a CDS encoding Rieske (2Fe-2S) protein, producing the protein MTSHNHTCSRRAFLLGTATTFAGALLVACGSSGTKTAANDVPVGSAIITGDAIIARPAADEYKVYSTVCPHQGSPITQVSGDTVKCTRHGSVFSIKDGSVISGPSQAGLSPKEFSKDGDSIVVK; encoded by the coding sequence ATGACCTCCCATAACCATACGTGCAGTCGCCGGGCATTCCTGCTCGGGACGGCAACCACATTCGCGGGCGCCCTCCTGGTGGCCTGCGGTTCTTCTGGAACCAAAACCGCCGCCAACGATGTCCCGGTGGGTAGCGCAATAATCACTGGCGACGCCATTATTGCCCGGCCGGCCGCCGACGAGTATAAGGTGTATTCCACCGTATGTCCTCACCAAGGGTCGCCTATCACCCAGGTGTCTGGCGACACCGTGAAATGCACCCGCCACGGCTCTGTGTTCTCTATCAAGGATGGCTCTGTGATTTCCGGCCCGTCGCAGGCCGGCTTGAGCCCCAAAGAATTCAGCAAAGATGGTGACAGCATCGTGGTGAAGTAG
- the trpA gene encoding tryptophan synthase subunit alpha produces the protein MDRYAALFSRLSTSHEGAFVPFIMLGDPGPEESLEIIRTVIAAGADALELGVPFSDPVADGPTIQKSHLRALDNGATVAGSIALITQVRAEFPDIPIGLLIYGNVPFSQGLDNFYREFAAAGADSVLIPDVPVREGAPFVAAAQKAGIAPIFIAPAQALETTLAGVAKASEGYIYAISRDGVTGTEKESSTVGLRDVVANITRFGGAPVLLGFGISTPQHVANAIAAGARGAITGSAITKIIESHCAGNHPEPAHIGNMDELKRELYDFVSVMKSATILGE, from the coding sequence ATGGACCGTTACGCAGCTCTTTTCTCTCGCTTGTCGACGTCTCACGAGGGCGCATTTGTCCCCTTCATTATGCTGGGCGACCCCGGCCCGGAGGAGTCTTTGGAGATTATTCGCACCGTCATTGCCGCCGGCGCGGACGCCCTGGAGTTAGGGGTGCCGTTCTCGGATCCGGTGGCCGACGGCCCCACGATCCAGAAATCCCACCTGCGGGCGCTCGACAATGGGGCCACGGTGGCGGGCTCTATTGCCCTCATCACGCAGGTGCGGGCGGAGTTCCCCGACATCCCCATTGGCCTGCTCATTTACGGGAACGTGCCCTTCAGCCAGGGGTTGGATAACTTCTATCGGGAATTCGCGGCGGCGGGCGCCGACAGTGTGCTCATCCCCGACGTGCCGGTGCGGGAAGGCGCCCCCTTTGTGGCCGCCGCCCAGAAGGCAGGCATCGCTCCCATCTTTATTGCACCGGCCCAGGCTTTGGAAACGACCCTCGCCGGGGTGGCGAAAGCGTCGGAAGGCTACATTTATGCGATCTCTCGTGACGGCGTGACCGGCACGGAAAAGGAGTCATCCACAGTGGGCCTGCGCGACGTGGTTGCCAATATCACCCGATTCGGCGGGGCACCGGTGCTGTTGGGCTTTGGGATTTCCACCCCCCAACATGTCGCCAACGCCATTGCCGCCGGCGCTCGTGGGGCGATTACCGGCTCAGCGATCACGAAAATCATCGAAAGCCATTGCGCTGGCAACCACCCAGAACCAGCGCATATTGGCAACATGGATGAGCTAAAGCGGGAATTATACGATTTTGTTAGTGTGATGAAGTCGGCCACTATACTAGGGGAATGA
- the trpB gene encoding tryptophan synthase subunit beta, whose translation MTLLPAYFGEFGGQFVPESLIPALDQLEQAFVDAQNDPEFHKEFAGYLRDYLGRPTPLTECSNLPLAGAGRGYARIFLKREDLVHGGAHKTNQVIGQALLAKRMGKTRIIAETGAGQHGTATALACALLGLDCVIYMGEKDVARQQPNVYRMQLMGAKVVPVDSGSGTLKDAVNEALRDWTATFHESHYLLGTAAGPHPFPTIVREFHKVISAEAKAQLLERTGGLPDVVVACVGGGSNAIGMFAEFIDDPDVELVGVEPGGHGLDSGEHGATINNGSIGILHGARSYVMRTSEGQVEESYSISAGLDYPGVGPQHAHLSDTGRASYVAVTDAEALQAFQLLSRKEGIIPALESSHALAYALKRAAAAERDQQPVTIVVSLSGRGDKDVEHVRCTLEAHPELVLENM comes from the coding sequence ATGACATTATTGCCAGCATATTTTGGGGAGTTTGGGGGGCAGTTCGTGCCGGAATCCCTCATTCCCGCACTCGACCAGTTAGAACAAGCATTCGTTGATGCGCAGAATGATCCAGAATTCCATAAGGAATTTGCTGGTTATTTGCGGGATTATTTGGGTCGGCCAACACCGTTGACGGAGTGTTCGAACTTACCGTTGGCTGGTGCCGGCCGGGGTTATGCCCGAATTTTTCTCAAGCGGGAGGATTTAGTGCATGGGGGTGCGCATAAAACCAACCAGGTGATTGGTCAAGCGCTGCTTGCCAAACGCATGGGGAAAACCCGGATCATTGCCGAAACCGGGGCGGGGCAGCATGGGACGGCGACGGCGTTGGCGTGTGCGCTGCTCGGGTTGGATTGTGTGATCTACATGGGGGAAAAGGATGTGGCGCGGCAGCAGCCGAACGTGTATCGCATGCAACTCATGGGGGCGAAGGTGGTGCCGGTAGATTCCGGTTCGGGCACGTTGAAGGATGCGGTGAATGAGGCGCTGCGGGATTGGACCGCAACGTTCCACGAGTCGCATTACCTGCTGGGGACTGCGGCGGGCCCGCACCCGTTCCCGACGATAGTGCGCGAATTCCACAAGGTCATTTCGGCGGAGGCCAAGGCGCAGCTGCTGGAGCGAACCGGCGGGTTGCCGGATGTGGTAGTGGCCTGCGTGGGCGGCGGTTCGAACGCCATTGGCATGTTTGCCGAGTTCATTGATGATCCTGATGTGGAGCTGGTGGGCGTGGAGCCTGGCGGTCATGGCCTGGATTCGGGGGAGCATGGGGCGACCATTAATAATGGTTCGATTGGGATTTTGCATGGGGCGCGCAGCTATGTGATGCGCACCAGCGAGGGCCAGGTGGAGGAGTCGTACAGCATTTCCGCCGGACTGGATTATCCGGGTGTGGGGCCACAGCATGCGCACCTGTCTGACACTGGCCGGGCCAGCTATGTGGCGGTGACGGACGCGGAGGCGTTGCAGGCGTTCCAGTTGTTGTCCCGCAAGGAGGGCATCATTCCGGCGTTGGAGTCGTCGCACGCGCTGGCCTACGCCTTGAAGCGGGCGGCAGCGGCCGAGCGCGATCAGCAGCCGGTGACCATTGTGGTGTCGCTGTCGGGTCGGGGCGATAAGGATGTTGAGCATGTGCGGTGCACGCTGGAAGCGCACCCGGAACTAGTATTGGAGAATATGTAA
- the trpCF gene encoding bifunctional indole-3-glycerol-phosphate synthase TrpC/phosphoribosylanthranilate isomerase TrpF, with the protein MHNHTPDATPTILADIVRARRTHLPNIAHRIRNIPEPQPSTRSLYHNLKAGNAFIMECKSASPSLGLIRADYNPSTIAQIYSQYAAGISVLCEPERFGGDYDHLAAVAATTHLPVLCKDFIIDPIQIRAARHYGADAILLMLSVLTDAEYRTLAAEAHRWNLDILTEVITETEVARAINLGANIFGINNRNLHDLSIDLTRTPTLARHVPDDAVIISESGIRNNVTVRTLKPYVHGFLVGSQLTSQPSIDYAARELIYGTTKICGLTSPAAAQAARAAGATHGGLIFEQASPRAITPTTARTIIAAEPGLKFVAVSRSTNAEEWAELAAIPGIAALQIHSPYQGSVDAEHALIDTIRQATGNRAEIWRAVSMTGPTGTAGTANQPGESDQAGPASQAEAGQEWARAVADRVDKLVLDAGDGGSGTSFNWETIPAELAGKTLLAGGINPQNLAEALAAGTAGLDLNSGFEYAPGKKDTGALNSAFDIIRAYYPHDPRA; encoded by the coding sequence ATGCATAACCACACCCCCGACGCCACGCCCACCATCCTCGCCGACATTGTTCGGGCCCGACGCACCCACCTCCCCAACATTGCCCACCGAATCCGCAACATCCCCGAACCACAGCCCTCAACCCGAAGCCTCTACCACAACCTCAAAGCCGGCAATGCCTTCATCATGGAATGCAAATCCGCATCCCCATCCCTGGGGCTCATCCGGGCCGACTACAACCCCAGTACGATCGCCCAAATCTACTCCCAGTACGCGGCCGGTATCTCCGTGCTCTGCGAACCCGAACGCTTCGGCGGCGACTACGACCACCTGGCGGCAGTTGCCGCCACCACGCACCTTCCCGTCCTCTGCAAAGACTTCATTATCGACCCCATCCAAATCCGGGCCGCCCGCCACTATGGTGCCGACGCCATTCTTCTCATGCTCAGCGTCCTCACCGATGCGGAATACCGTACCCTCGCGGCCGAAGCCCACCGGTGGAACCTGGACATCCTCACCGAAGTCATCACCGAGACCGAGGTGGCGCGGGCCATAAACCTTGGGGCAAACATTTTCGGCATCAATAACCGCAATCTTCACGACCTCAGTATCGACCTCACCCGCACCCCCACGTTGGCGCGGCACGTCCCCGATGACGCCGTCATCATCTCCGAATCCGGCATCCGCAATAATGTCACCGTCCGCACCCTCAAACCGTATGTTCATGGATTCCTTGTTGGCTCCCAACTCACCAGCCAACCAAGCATCGACTATGCCGCCCGGGAACTCATCTACGGAACCACGAAAATCTGCGGTCTCACCAGCCCGGCCGCTGCCCAAGCCGCCCGCGCCGCCGGCGCCACCCACGGCGGACTCATTTTTGAACAAGCCTCACCACGCGCCATCACCCCTACTACCGCCCGCACCATTATCGCCGCGGAGCCCGGCCTGAAATTCGTGGCGGTGTCCCGAAGCACCAACGCGGAAGAATGGGCGGAGCTGGCGGCAATCCCCGGAATCGCCGCGCTGCAAATCCACAGCCCCTACCAGGGCAGTGTCGATGCCGAACACGCGCTCATCGACACCATCCGGCAGGCCACCGGCAACCGGGCGGAAATCTGGCGGGCCGTCTCCATGACCGGCCCCACGGGCACCGCCGGGACCGCTAACCAACCGGGCGAATCCGACCAGGCCGGGCCAGCCAGCCAGGCGGAGGCCGGCCAGGAGTGGGCCCGAGCGGTAGCTGACCGCGTCGACAAGCTTGTTCTTGACGCCGGCGATGGTGGTAGCGGCACCAGCTTTAATTGGGAGACCATCCCCGCCGAGCTTGCCGGAAAAACCCTGCTTGCCGGCGGCATTAACCCGCAGAATCTTGCGGAGGCGCTCGCCGCGGGGACGGCCGGGTTGGACCTCAACTCGGGGTTTGAATACGCGCCGGGAAAGAAGGACACCGGGGCGCTTAATAGCGCTTTTGATATCATTCGCGCATACTATCCGCATGATCCGCGGGCATAA
- the trpD gene encoding anthranilate phosphoribosyltransferase — protein MDLIDNLITYLTNPNPTADEAQAAFEPLTNGDYSDIHIAALLATLKARGETAADITGAARAFLKAARPFPITGAGVLDTAGTGGDGANTINISTGASLIVAAGGCRVVKCGNRSVSSRSGSADVLEALNIPLDLNPERAVHQVEASNFTFLFAPAYHPAVAHVMPVRRALRMPTIFNTLGPILSPARPALQIMGIANPDLGQIIAEVFLELGRERALVVHGSGVDEIAVHGPTTIWELRNGAITNYTITPEDLGLSRHPLAELAGGDGPENAAILREIFAGRGTPAQRDALAASAGAMFYLHDRTPTMREGAQLALRLLDDGTVATWLRTHEEANYA, from the coding sequence ATGGACCTCATCGACAACCTCATCACCTACCTCACCAACCCCAACCCCACCGCCGACGAAGCCCAAGCCGCCTTCGAACCCCTCACCAACGGCGACTACTCCGACATCCACATCGCCGCCCTCCTCGCCACCCTCAAAGCCCGCGGCGAAACCGCCGCCGACATCACCGGCGCCGCCCGCGCCTTCCTCAAAGCCGCCAGGCCCTTCCCAATCACCGGCGCCGGCGTCCTTGACACCGCCGGAACCGGCGGCGACGGCGCCAACACCATCAACATCTCCACCGGCGCCTCCCTCATCGTCGCCGCCGGTGGCTGCCGCGTCGTCAAATGCGGCAACCGATCCGTCAGCTCCCGCTCCGGCTCCGCCGACGTCCTCGAAGCCCTCAACATTCCCCTCGACCTCAACCCCGAACGAGCCGTCCACCAAGTCGAAGCCTCCAACTTCACCTTCCTCTTCGCCCCCGCATACCACCCGGCCGTCGCCCACGTCATGCCAGTACGACGCGCCCTCCGCATGCCCACCATCTTCAACACCCTCGGGCCCATCCTCTCCCCGGCGCGACCCGCCCTCCAAATCATGGGCATCGCCAACCCCGACCTGGGACAAATCATCGCCGAAGTATTCCTCGAACTAGGGCGCGAACGAGCCCTCGTCGTCCACGGTTCCGGCGTCGACGAAATCGCCGTCCACGGGCCCACCACCATATGGGAACTCCGCAACGGCGCCATCACCAACTACACCATCACCCCCGAAGACCTCGGGCTTTCCCGGCATCCCCTCGCCGAACTCGCCGGCGGCGACGGCCCGGAAAACGCCGCTATCCTCCGCGAAATCTTCGCCGGCCGCGGCACCCCCGCCCAACGCGACGCCCTCGCCGCCTCCGCCGGCGCCATGTTCTACCTCCACGACCGCACCCCCACCATGCGGGAAGGCGCCCAACTCGCTCTCCGGCTCCTTGACGACGGCACCGTCGCCACCTGGCTCCGCACCCACGAAGAGGCAAATTATGCATAA
- a CDS encoding anthranilate synthase component II, whose product MPTTPAPHETHVVMIDNQDSFVYNLVDAFAVAGYRHTVFRNTIPVADVLAAKPDLICLSPGPGHPRDANNLMGILAAALDRNIPVLGICLGFQALLEHFGGSVRPCGPMHGVTDIMELTKAGLTSKLFDGLTVDAGPENNFTGTQVPIARYHSLGCLTTEIPTNLTPLGTSQATTGPVVMAATTNTTEGAAIGLQFHPESILSPTGPIILDRCITALLNQH is encoded by the coding sequence ATGCCCACCACCCCAGCCCCCCACGAAACGCATGTGGTCATGATCGACAACCAAGACTCGTTCGTCTACAACCTGGTCGATGCGTTCGCGGTCGCCGGCTACCGCCACACGGTGTTCCGCAACACCATCCCCGTGGCCGACGTGCTCGCCGCAAAACCCGACCTCATTTGTCTCTCCCCCGGGCCCGGGCACCCCCGCGACGCCAATAACCTCATGGGCATCCTCGCCGCCGCCCTCGACCGCAACATTCCGGTGCTCGGCATCTGCCTCGGCTTCCAAGCACTCCTCGAACACTTTGGCGGATCCGTCCGCCCCTGCGGGCCAATGCACGGGGTCACCGACATTATGGAACTCACCAAAGCCGGCCTCACCAGCAAGCTTTTCGACGGCCTCACAGTCGACGCCGGGCCCGAAAACAACTTCACTGGAACACAAGTTCCCATCGCCCGCTACCATTCCCTCGGCTGCCTCACCACCGAAATCCCCACCAACCTCACCCCACTCGGCACCTCACAAGCCACCACCGGCCCCGTCGTCATGGCAGCCACCACCAACACCACCGAAGGCGCGGCAATCGGACTGCAATTCCACCCAGAAAGCATCCTCAGCCCCACCGGCCCCATCATCCTCGACCGGTGCATCACCGCCCTCCTCAACCAACACTAA
- a CDS encoding anthranilate synthase component 1 — MVQVIRIPVRYHEDASLLFAHLGGVARPDTLLLESADIDSKKNTGCIAVLETAARVTCHGQTVTVAALTTAGTQITERLCDQLGEFVSGRDEQPLVATFEFPPVVITDERERLRAISNVEVLRQLQQHADYQGEVLPLLGGGFAFDYLGTYEQLPPVADGPNTFPDYQFLLAETVLTIDHLTKEAFVESLNPASAGEWAARIADTPPSFATDAPAGAASQSTEPLTVRASMDDAEFRGHVRDMQEYIHNGDIYQGMPARMFTADCPDAFAAYRALRDTNPSPYMFYLHGPDYELFGASPESNLKFDATSRLVQVYPVAGTRPRGTNPELDIRAELEMRTDSKEVAEHTMLVDLARNDLARVAVPTTRKVADLLQVDRYSRVMHLVSRVTATLHPDFDCLDAYRACMNMGTLTGAPKLRATELLRQVEGRRRGSYGGAIGYLKGDGSMDTAIVIRSAFVRNGTAIVQAGAGVVRDSQPQSEANETLHKAYAVLTAIASAQGKKVEVLR; from the coding sequence ATGGTTCAGGTGATTCGGATTCCGGTGCGCTACCACGAGGATGCGTCACTGCTCTTTGCGCATCTTGGCGGGGTGGCCCGGCCGGACACGCTGCTCCTGGAGAGCGCGGATATTGATTCGAAGAAGAACACTGGCTGCATTGCGGTGTTGGAGACTGCGGCCCGGGTGACGTGCCACGGCCAGACGGTGACGGTGGCGGCATTGACCACGGCCGGCACCCAGATTACCGAACGGTTGTGCGACCAGTTGGGGGAGTTTGTGTCTGGTCGTGACGAACAGCCGTTGGTGGCCACGTTCGAATTCCCACCGGTGGTGATCACCGACGAACGAGAACGATTGCGGGCAATCAGTAACGTGGAGGTGCTCCGCCAACTCCAGCAGCACGCCGACTACCAGGGCGAGGTGCTGCCGCTGCTTGGCGGCGGGTTCGCCTTCGACTACCTGGGCACCTACGAGCAGCTGCCACCGGTCGCCGACGGGCCGAACACGTTCCCCGACTACCAGTTCCTGCTAGCCGAAACCGTGCTCACCATCGACCATTTGACCAAGGAAGCGTTCGTGGAATCGCTGAACCCGGCGTCGGCAGGCGAATGGGCGGCACGCATCGCCGACACCCCACCCAGCTTTGCGACGGACGCGCCAGCGGGGGCAGCGTCGCAAAGCACGGAACCACTCACGGTGCGGGCCAGCATGGACGACGCCGAATTCCGCGGCCATGTGCGTGACATGCAGGAATACATCCACAACGGGGATATTTACCAGGGCATGCCCGCCCGCATGTTCACCGCCGACTGCCCCGACGCATTCGCCGCCTACCGGGCACTGCGGGACACCAACCCCAGCCCCTACATGTTCTACCTGCACGGACCCGACTATGAACTGTTCGGCGCATCCCCGGAATCCAACCTCAAATTCGACGCCACCAGCCGGCTCGTGCAGGTCTACCCGGTGGCGGGCACCCGGCCGCGCGGCACCAACCCGGAGCTGGACATCCGCGCCGAACTAGAAATGCGCACCGACAGCAAGGAAGTCGCCGAACACACCATGCTGGTCGACCTGGCCCGCAACGACCTGGCCCGGGTGGCGGTCCCCACCACCCGCAAAGTCGCCGACCTGCTCCAAGTCGACCGATACTCCCGGGTAATGCACCTGGTCAGCCGGGTCACCGCAACCCTCCACCCAGACTTTGATTGCCTCGACGCCTACCGGGCGTGCATGAACATGGGCACCCTGACCGGCGCCCCGAAACTCCGCGCCACCGAACTCTTACGGCAAGTCGAAGGCCGCCGGCGTGGCTCCTACGGCGGGGCAATCGGCTACCTCAAGGGCGACGGCTCCATGGACACCGCCATAGTGATCCGCTCCGCATTCGTCCGCAACGGCACCGCAATCGTACAGGCGGGCGCCGGGGTGGTGCGGGACTCCCAACCACAATCCGAAGCGAACGAAACCCTGCACAAGGCATACGCCGTGCTCACCGCGATCGCTAGCGCACAAGGGAAGAAAGTAGAGGTACTGCGATAA
- the trpB gene encoding tryptophan synthase subunit beta yields the protein MTHPHPTLIDAYFGEYGGQYVPEVLYPSLDQLEQAYVDALNDPEFLRELDDLRRNYLGRPTPITECANLPLSGNARIFLKREDLLHGGAHKGNQVLAQALLAKRMGKTRLIAETGAGQHGMATAMVAALMGMECTIYMGARDVARQQPNVYRMRLMGAKVVPVSNEHGEALSDAIDVALADWVESLGTTHYLLGTAAGPHPFPKLVKQFQKVISEESRQQMLERTGRLPDAVVACVGGGSNAIGAFAEYLPDEEVRLIGVEPAGEGLDSGKHGAPLNRGKVGVLHGSKSYVMLGSDGEVMHSHSVSAGLDYPGVGPEHAYLLDSGRAEYVGITDAEALQAFRMLSWYEGIIPALESSHALAYALKLAEHADPQGEPLNILVNLSGRGDKDVDYVRHILGDLAAEDPATTKVTDPHVAEVLEKMTDESNAREGVGRYAHHDDEQVGE from the coding sequence ATGACTCATCCTCATCCTACCCTGATTGATGCTTATTTCGGCGAGTATGGCGGCCAATACGTGCCCGAGGTGTTGTATCCGTCGCTTGACCAGTTAGAACAGGCGTATGTGGATGCGCTGAACGATCCCGAATTTTTGCGGGAGCTTGACGACCTGCGCCGAAATTATTTGGGACGGCCCACCCCCATCACCGAGTGCGCTAACCTGCCGCTTTCCGGGAATGCCCGGATATTTTTGAAGCGTGAGGATCTGCTACATGGCGGCGCCCATAAGGGAAATCAGGTGCTTGCGCAGGCGTTATTGGCGAAGCGCATGGGCAAAACCCGGCTTATTGCCGAGACCGGTGCGGGGCAGCATGGTATGGCCACCGCCATGGTTGCGGCGCTCATGGGCATGGAGTGCACCATTTATATGGGGGCGCGGGATGTGGCCCGGCAGCAGCCGAATGTGTATCGGATGCGGCTGATGGGGGCGAAGGTGGTGCCAGTTTCGAACGAGCATGGTGAAGCACTGTCTGATGCTATTGATGTGGCGTTGGCGGATTGGGTGGAAAGCTTAGGAACCACCCACTATTTGTTGGGGACGGCCGCCGGCCCGCACCCGTTCCCGAAGCTGGTGAAGCAGTTCCAGAAGGTTATTTCGGAGGAGTCTCGGCAACAAATGCTGGAGCGCACCGGCCGGCTGCCGGATGCGGTGGTGGCGTGTGTTGGTGGGGGATCGAACGCCATTGGGGCGTTTGCCGAATATTTGCCGGATGAGGAGGTGCGGCTCATCGGTGTGGAACCCGCTGGTGAGGGGCTGGATTCCGGCAAGCATGGTGCACCATTGAACCGCGGCAAGGTGGGGGTTTTGCATGGATCGAAATCGTATGTGATGTTGGGCAGCGATGGTGAGGTGATGCATTCGCATTCGGTGTCGGCCGGCCTGGATTATCCGGGAGTTGGGCCGGAGCACGCTTATCTGTTGGATAGTGGCCGGGCCGAGTATGTTGGGATCACGGATGCGGAGGCGTTGCAGGCGTTTCGGATGCTCAGCTGGTATGAGGGGATCATTCCGGCGTTGGAGTCGTCGCATGCGCTCGCGTATGCATTGAAGCTGGCGGAGCATGCGGATCCGCAGGGGGAGCCGCTGAATATTTTGGTGAATTTGTCGGGCCGGGGCGATAAGGATGTGGATTATGTGCGGCATATTTTGGGGGATTTAGCCGCGGAGGATCCGGCAACCACCAAGGTCACGGACCCGCATGTGGCGGAGGTGTTGGAGAAGATGACCGACGAGTCGAATGCCCGGGAGGGTGTGGGCCGGTACGCGCACCATGATGATGAGCAGGTGGGGGAGTAG
- a CDS encoding SdpI family protein: MVVLGCVLAALAVVLLLVGALAWTRHLPGNKYVGIKVPEVRESREVWDAVHQFAGPLWLASGVAMAVAAVPPFSGVSWLLLISLVGVVASVYFFGLGSSMGARAAGVLVREESSGGCCGGDSSDASGAAPAPQVDFDALRRAAGAADA, from the coding sequence ATGGTCGTTCTTGGATGTGTTCTTGCTGCTCTTGCCGTGGTGTTGCTGCTGGTTGGTGCGTTGGCGTGGACTCGCCATTTGCCGGGCAATAAGTATGTGGGTATTAAGGTGCCGGAGGTGCGGGAGTCCCGGGAGGTGTGGGATGCGGTGCACCAGTTTGCCGGCCCGTTGTGGTTGGCGTCTGGGGTGGCGATGGCGGTGGCCGCGGTGCCGCCGTTTAGTGGTGTGAGCTGGTTGTTGCTTATTTCGCTGGTGGGGGTTGTAGCGTCGGTGTACTTTTTTGGTTTGGGTTCGAGCATGGGGGCGCGGGCCGCCGGGGTGTTGGTGCGGGAAGAGTCGTCAGGCGGCTGCTGCGGCGGTGACAGCAGTGATGCTTCTGGTGCGGCGCCTGCCCCCCAGGTTGATTTTGATGCGTTACGACGTGCGGCTGGTGCCGCCGACGCGTAA
- a CDS encoding dicarboxylate/amino acid:cation symporter, with translation MDLKRITSSLLFKIVVAIILGIACSFFFPVWLARVFATFNGLFGNFLGFFVPVLIFALITPAIAGLGRGAGKWLAVTTAIAYLSALVAGLISWGLATVLYPVLLAGQESVKTGDIEKGALEPYLKVDMPAPMEVMTALILAFVVGVAMTSVKSDTLYGGVADLRRVVMKVITVMIIPLLPVYIFGLFLSLGMNGKLVDVLSAFSKVLVLAIVVSFIMLIVQYSIAGTIVRKNPFRSLKNMMPAYFTALGTSSSAATIPVTYECTRKNGVSASVAGFVIPLCATIHLSGSMLKITLFAFAVMFMDGMHIPLGVAVGFILMLGVTMVAAPGVPGGAITAAVGLLSASLGFNDDQVALMIAAYIAIDSFGTACNVTGDGAIALVIDKLAKGTIQRSELDDDDELGLAAAIAGIEETEEKEAEGKADQQSADQATSKEA, from the coding sequence ATGGACCTTAAGCGAATAACCTCATCGCTGCTCTTCAAAATCGTTGTGGCCATCATTCTTGGCATCGCATGCAGCTTCTTCTTCCCCGTATGGCTCGCCCGCGTCTTCGCCACCTTCAACGGCCTGTTCGGTAACTTCCTCGGATTCTTCGTCCCCGTCCTCATCTTCGCCCTCATCACCCCGGCCATCGCCGGCCTGGGCCGCGGCGCCGGCAAATGGTTAGCCGTCACCACCGCCATCGCCTACCTTTCCGCCCTGGTAGCAGGCCTGATCTCCTGGGGGCTGGCCACCGTCCTCTACCCCGTCCTCCTCGCCGGCCAAGAAAGCGTCAAAACCGGCGACATTGAAAAAGGCGCCCTAGAGCCCTACCTCAAGGTCGACATGCCAGCACCCATGGAGGTCATGACCGCCCTCATTCTTGCCTTTGTCGTCGGTGTTGCCATGACCAGCGTCAAATCCGACACCCTCTACGGTGGGGTTGCCGACCTGCGGCGCGTAGTCATGAAAGTCATCACCGTCATGATTATCCCCCTGCTGCCCGTCTACATTTTCGGCCTGTTCCTCTCCCTCGGCATGAACGGCAAACTCGTTGACGTGCTCTCCGCGTTCTCGAAGGTGCTGGTACTCGCCATTGTTGTCTCATTCATCATGCTGATCGTCCAATACAGCATCGCCGGGACCATCGTGCGCAAAAACCCATTCCGCAGCCTGAAAAACATGATGCCCGCATACTTCACCGCCCTGGGCACTTCCTCGTCGGCCGCAACCATCCCCGTCACCTACGAATGCACCCGCAAAAACGGGGTGTCCGCATCCGTCGCCGGCTTCGTCATCCCATTGTGTGCAACAATCCACCTCTCGGGGTCCATGCTGAAGATCACGCTTTTCGCGTTCGCCGTCATGTTCATGGACGGCATGCACATTCCCCTGGGCGTGGCCGTGGGCTTCATTCTCATGCTGGGCGTCACCATGGTGGCCGCGCCAGGCGTGCCGGGCGGCGCGATTACGGCCGCGGTTGGGTTGCTGAGCGCCAGCCTGGGGTTCAACGACGACCAGGTGGCGTTGATGATTGCCGCGTATATTGCGATCGACTCATTCGGCACCGCCTGCAATGTTACCGGCGATGGTGCCATCGCATTGGTCATCGACAAGCTTGCGAAAGGCACGATCCAGCGCAGTGAACTTGACGACGATGATGAGCTCGGGCTTGCCGCAGCCATCGCGGGCATCGAGGAGACAGAGGAAAAGGAAGCGGAAGGAAAAGCAGACCAGCAATCCGCCGACCAGGCAACCAGCAAGGAAGCTTAA
- a CDS encoding helix-turn-helix domain-containing protein — translation MLVLVGKTGAIPQFGINHRVKLAREYAGMQQHDLADKTGLSRTSIANMETGRTKPRKKTITIIASATGVDREWLATGNAPVYITEMGNPDVGSKD, via the coding sequence ATGTTGGTTTTAGTTGGAAAAACTGGTGCTATACCCCAATTTGGGATCAACCATAGAGTGAAGCTCGCCCGAGAATATGCCGGCATGCAGCAGCATGATCTGGCAGATAAAACCGGGTTGAGCAGGACCTCCATCGCAAATATGGAGACAGGCCGTACCAAACCACGCAAGAAAACCATCACAATCATCGCATCAGCGACCGGGGTTGACCGTGAATGGCTTGCCACCGGCAATGCGCCGGTTTATATCACCGAAATGGGTAACCCCGATGTGGGGTCAAAAGATTAA